ATATTTTTCTACTAAGTAATCACTTTGCCCATAAAACATATATGCGCAAAACTCTTTATTAGCTCTTAATAATCCATCAAACTCTTTTTTATACATTTTTTATTGTTCCAACTATATTTTTACTAATCACATCACTTGATTTTATTGTTACTTTTATTTTAAGAAAAAGTTTTTCACCTCTGTAGTTATCCAAATGAATTCTAAGTCCTGGCATATCTTTATAGAATTTTGCAATTCCTCTTTCTATATCTACTATTTGTGCTTTAAACTCTTCTCCAATATGATTTTTAGCCCATCTTGCATATTTTCTATCTTCATAATCCCAAACAAGTTGGTCTACTTTTCTCTCATTTGCAGATATGTGTTCACAAATATCATCAATACTCTCTGGTACTTTTTTAATTTTTAGCATTCGGTGAAGAACTAAATCTGAATATCTTCTAATGGGACTTGTAAAGTGTGAGTAAGAATCAAATCCTAATCCAAAGTGACCTAGGTTTTTAGATGAATATTTTGCTTGGGATTGAGATTTTATTATCAAATCATTTATCTCTTCTATTAAAACACTATTTTTTGCCTTTGCTTGAATATGGGTGATTGTCTCATGAACAGATGATTTTACTTCTGCTTTTATTCCAAGTAAATTTACCTCATCAACTAGTTTTGATAAAGATTGGAAAGATGGTTCTTCGTGAATTCTAAAGATTCCAACATTGCTTAGTTTTTTACTAGCTTCTATATTTGCTAATAACATACACTCTTCTATTAATTGATGAGAAGCTGTTGACTCTTCTACAGAAATTCCTTCTAATTCTAAATTATGATTTAATTTTTGTCTATACTCTTTGCTTATAAAATCATAACCCTTTTGTAATCTTTTTGCTCTTATTTTTTTAGTAATTTCATACAAAGGAATCAAATAATCAAAAATCTCTTTTTCTGTTTCATTGTATTTATCTAAGTGTCCTTCTATTACCCTATCAATTCTTCCATAAGAGAATTTCTTATGTGATTTAATTATTGCTTCAAAAAGTTCTGATTTGATTATTTCATAATCTTTATCTAAATATATTTTAAAAACATAAGAGTATCTATCAACATTCTCTTTAAGTGAGCACATCTCTTCACTTAAACTGGGAGGAAGCATAGGTAAAACTTTATTTGGTAGATAAATAGAAGTTGATTTTTGTAAGGCTTGTTTATCAAGTTCACTATTCTCTTTTACAAAGTATGATACATCTGCAATAGCAACGTAAAGTATATTTTCTTTTACATCAAAATAAATAGCATCATCATGATCCTTTGCACTTGCTGGATCTATAGTTGTAAATGGCAGAGCTGTTAAATCAACTCTTTCATTTTTATCATTCATCTTTGCATCAACATCTAAATGCTTTTCCAATCTTATAAGTTCATCATATAAAAACAATGAAATATATTGGTCGACTTTTGGGTCTTGTATATTTCCAACATCTTTTTCTATTTCAAATGTTTTGCTGTTTATTACATAAATATTTCCATTTGTAAAAGAGCTAAAATCTATTTTAAGTTCTAACTTTATTCCCTCTTTTACACTAAATACTTCACCTTCATTTACATAAACTAAAAGGGAAGTTGCATGGGTATATAATACTTTTTCAACTTTTGCTTTAAATGAAGACCTTGGATTAAAAACTCTTTTTACTAAAATCAAGTCATTATTATAAGCACCCTTCAAATCATCGATATCCAATTTTAGATTTTTGTGTTCATTATCCAAATCACTCAAAGAGGCAAATTTATTTTTTATTTTTACAATTCCTACTCTATACTTTGAATTAAGTTTATATGTACCATTTTCATAAGTTACAATATCATCTTTTATAAATGGTTCTAAATACTCTTTTTCATTTTGCGTAAAATCTTCACTGCCAGATATAACTTTTCTAAAAATAGTTTGAATCAAAATTTGTCCTAATTTTCTTTTATTTAAGTATACATTATATAACTCTTTTATTTACATTTAGGTTACTTTTGATATAATCCACAAAAATTATTTTAAAGGATTATTTAATGGCAATAAATGTTTACTATGATAAAGATTGTAATATAGAACTAATCAAATCAAAAAAAGTAGCAATGATAGGTTTTGGATCACAAGGTCATGCACACGCTGAAAACTTAAGAGATTCTGGTGTTGAAGTTGTAGTTGGACTAAGAAAAGGTGGGAGTTCTTGGACTAAAGCAGAAGCAAAAGGTTTTGTAGTAAAAACAGTTGCAGAAGCAACAACTGGTGCTGATGTTGTTATGATTTTATTACCAGATGAAAATCAATCAGAAATTTATTATTCAGAAATTAAACCAAACCTTAAAGATGGTGCTTATTTAGCATTTGGACATGGTTTTAATATTCACTATGGAAGAATTATTCCTGATGCAAAAACAAATGTAATGATGGTTGCTCCTAAAGCTCCAGGTCATACAGTTAGATCTGAATTTACAAAAGGTGGAGGAATTCCTGACCTTATTGCTGTTGAAACTAATCCAAGTGGAGATACAAAAGAAGTAGCACTTGCATACGCATCAGCTATTGGTGGAGGAAGAACTGGTATTATTGAAACTACATTTAAAGATGAAACAGAAACTGACCTTTTCGGAGAGCAAGCTGTATTATGTGGTGGAGCTGTTTCTTTAGTTCAAGCTGGATTTGAAACTTTAACTGAAGCTGGATATGAACCAGAAATGGCATATTTTGAGTGTTTACATGAATTAAAATTAATCGTTGATTTAATGTATGAAGGTGGAATTTCTGACATGAGATATTCTATTTCTAATACTGCTGAATATGGTGATTATGTATCTGGAAAAAGAGTTATCAATGCTGAATCTAAAGCAGCTATGAAAGAGATCTTAAAAGAGATTCAAGATGGAAGATTTGCTAAAGATTTCATCTTAGAAGGTCAAGCTGGATACCCAAGAATGAATGCAGAAAGAGCTAATGCAAAAGCTTCTTTAATTGAGCAAACTGGTAATAAATTAAGAAAAATGATGCCTTGGATTTCTTCAAGCAAAATCGTAGACTTAAATAAAAACTAATTTTAAAGTAAGGTTTTAAACCTTACTTTAATGTTCTATCTTAATGGCGAAAAGAAAACCCCAAAGACGTAAAAAAGCTAGTAAAAAAACCTATAAATTTTCTACAATAAATAAATTTTTAGCCCTATTACTATTTTCTTTACTAGTAACCTTAACAGCATATTTTATTCTTTTAAAAAATCATAATGATAAAGTAAATGAATCAACAAAAATACAAAAAGAGAAAATAAAGCATGCCGATGAAAATAATATTGATAAAATCATTGAAGAGTATAAAAAAACTGCAAAAAATACTATAGTTGATAAATACGAAGAATATAACAAAGAGTTTGAAAATGAATACATTCATCCAATCGAACCTCAAAAAAAAGAAGCTGATTTAAAAGAAAAAAATGAAGAAATACAATCTGTAGAAAAAAAAGTTTTCCCAGAAAATAAACAAACCTTAGAAAAACAAAATGCACAACAAAAACCACTTCTACCAGCCTTAGAAGAAGGAATGATCCATAAAGAAGTTGAAAAGAATAAAGAAAAGATTGTAACTAAAAGCTCTAATAAACCAAAACTTTCAATTGTAATTGATGATGTTACTCTTCAATCTCAAATAAATCGTATCAAAGATATTGGATACACTATTAATATATCTTTAATGCCTCCCACAAAAGGACATAAAAACTCTGCTCGTATTGCAAAAAATTTACCCTTTGCGTTGGTTCATTTTCCATTACAAGCTGGGATTACTAGTATTAAATTTGAAGAACAAAATACACTAAAAGTGGGTGACTCTTATGAAAAAATTGAAAAAAGAGTTGCACAAATTAGAAAATGGTATCCAAAAATAAAATATACAAATAATCATACAGGAAGTGTTTTTACTTCTGATAAAACATCAATGGAATATTTAATAAAAGCTCTTAAAAAATATAATTTCCAATTTATAGATAGTAGAACAACTTCCCATAGTGTAGTAAGAGAAGTAACTAAAGAGTTTGGAATGCCATATATTGCTAGAAATATATTTTTAGATAATAATAAAGACTTTAACTATATTCAAAACCAACTAAAAAAAGCTATAAGAATAGCAAAAAAAACAGGTTCAGCAATAGCTATTGGGCATCCCTATCCTATTACTATGGAAGTATTAAAAAAGTCTAAATACCTATTAAAAGATTTAGATTTAGTATATATAAATAAATTGCCTATACACTAAATATTCTTTATTACTTTGTAAAAACAAAACTCTTTGGGATAGCTGGACAATTACCAATTATGGAAAAATCAGTTCCACGACCATTTTGTAATTGTTTCATATTTATGCCTA
This portion of the Arcobacter nitrofigilis DSM 7299 genome encodes:
- the ilvC gene encoding ketol-acid reductoisomerase, with protein sequence MAINVYYDKDCNIELIKSKKVAMIGFGSQGHAHAENLRDSGVEVVVGLRKGGSSWTKAEAKGFVVKTVAEATTGADVVMILLPDENQSEIYYSEIKPNLKDGAYLAFGHGFNIHYGRIIPDAKTNVMMVAPKAPGHTVRSEFTKGGGIPDLIAVETNPSGDTKEVALAYASAIGGGRTGIIETTFKDETETDLFGEQAVLCGGAVSLVQAGFETLTEAGYEPEMAYFECLHELKLIVDLMYEGGISDMRYSISNTAEYGDYVSGKRVINAESKAAMKEILKEIQDGRFAKDFILEGQAGYPRMNAERANAKASLIEQTGNKLRKMMPWISSSKIVDLNKN
- a CDS encoding RNB domain-containing ribonuclease; translation: MIQTIFRKVISGSEDFTQNEKEYLEPFIKDDIVTYENGTYKLNSKYRVGIVKIKNKFASLSDLDNEHKNLKLDIDDLKGAYNNDLILVKRVFNPRSSFKAKVEKVLYTHATSLLVYVNEGEVFSVKEGIKLELKIDFSSFTNGNIYVINSKTFEIEKDVGNIQDPKVDQYISLFLYDELIRLEKHLDVDAKMNDKNERVDLTALPFTTIDPASAKDHDDAIYFDVKENILYVAIADVSYFVKENSELDKQALQKSTSIYLPNKVLPMLPPSLSEEMCSLKENVDRYSYVFKIYLDKDYEIIKSELFEAIIKSHKKFSYGRIDRVIEGHLDKYNETEKEIFDYLIPLYEITKKIRAKRLQKGYDFISKEYRQKLNHNLELEGISVEESTASHQLIEECMLLANIEASKKLSNVGIFRIHEEPSFQSLSKLVDEVNLLGIKAEVKSSVHETITHIQAKAKNSVLIEEINDLIIKSQSQAKYSSKNLGHFGLGFDSYSHFTSPIRRYSDLVLHRMLKIKKVPESIDDICEHISANERKVDQLVWDYEDRKYARWAKNHIGEEFKAQIVDIERGIAKFYKDMPGLRIHLDNYRGEKLFLKIKVTIKSSDVISKNIVGTIKNV
- a CDS encoding divergent polysaccharide deacetylase family protein, yielding MAKRKPQRRKKASKKTYKFSTINKFLALLLFSLLVTLTAYFILLKNHNDKVNESTKIQKEKIKHADENNIDKIIEEYKKTAKNTIVDKYEEYNKEFENEYIHPIEPQKKEADLKEKNEEIQSVEKKVFPENKQTLEKQNAQQKPLLPALEEGMIHKEVEKNKEKIVTKSSNKPKLSIVIDDVTLQSQINRIKDIGYTINISLMPPTKGHKNSARIAKNLPFALVHFPLQAGITSIKFEEQNTLKVGDSYEKIEKRVAQIRKWYPKIKYTNNHTGSVFTSDKTSMEYLIKALKKYNFQFIDSRTTSHSVVREVTKEFGMPYIARNIFLDNNKDFNYIQNQLKKAIRIAKKTGSAIAIGHPYPITMEVLKKSKYLLKDLDLVYINKLPIH